One genomic window of Desulfovibrio gilichinskyi includes the following:
- a CDS encoding glycine zipper domain-containing protein → MKKMILLAIICVLMLGSGCANKAQSGAGIGALAGATIGALTFKNKASGAAIGAGVGLLMGYIVGNEWDKYDEQKVAQSLENTRSGETVAWKNPDTGKSYTAVPSPAYMNQDKICRDVTITADGGEKIMAKACRGDDGVWRLNQ, encoded by the coding sequence ATGAAAAAAATGATTTTACTTGCAATAATCTGTGTTCTTATGCTCGGATCAGGCTGTGCGAATAAAGCTCAATCCGGGGCTGGAATAGGAGCACTCGCAGGAGCAACAATCGGAGCCTTGACGTTTAAAAACAAGGCTTCAGGAGCGGCCATCGGAGCTGGAGTCGGACTTCTGATGGGGTACATTGTCGGTAATGAATGGGATAAATACGATGAGCAGAAAGTAGCGCAGTCTCTGGAAAACACAAGATCAGGTGAAACCGTTGCATGGAAGAATCCTGATACCGGTAAATCATACACTGCGGTTCCATCGCCTGCTTACATGAACCAGGATAAAATATGCCGTGACGTAACTATAACCGCAGACGGCGGGGAAAAGATCATGGCGAAAGCCTGCCGCGGAGATGACGGGGTCTGGCGGCTTAATCAATAA
- a CDS encoding glycerate kinase type-2 family protein, translating to MLMTKEQEHLAQIFSKALDQVDPYKIITNRLTLSNEVLTVTMDEGNISVNLKDFERILVIGAGKATAKMARAIEDILGDRIESGIISVKYGHTENLKYIKTIEAAHPVPDENGVKAAHMIESLACSATDKTLVINLISGGGSALLPSPMNAEVEGEKITVTLEDKQNVTKALLACGADISEINCIRKHLSNLKGGRLLRCLRPARSLNFILSDVVGDNLDTIASGMTSFDHSTYCDAISIIDHYKLRGKIPPNALKALELGNHGKLIETLKKDEFNAERAENILIGTNRIALLGARDKAIELGYNVQILTSRLDGEAANAADMFWAIAQDERQWELLEKKPACIIAGGETVVTIKGNGKGGRNQEMALSFLMRLGQDKLEGKDIHFLAASTDGNDGPTDAAGGFADGAILNKSRQMGLSIADYLKDNDSYHFLDKVGALHKTGPTNTNVCDVQILIVK from the coding sequence ATGCTGATGACTAAAGAACAGGAACATCTTGCACAAATATTCTCCAAAGCTCTCGACCAGGTTGACCCCTATAAAATCATCACTAACCGCTTAACCCTCTCAAACGAAGTACTCACGGTTACTATGGATGAAGGGAATATCTCGGTTAATCTGAAAGACTTTGAGCGTATTCTTGTTATAGGTGCAGGCAAGGCCACGGCAAAAATGGCCCGCGCCATTGAAGATATTTTAGGGGATCGTATTGAGTCCGGCATTATTTCAGTTAAATACGGACACACCGAAAATCTTAAATACATTAAAACAATTGAGGCCGCGCACCCGGTTCCTGATGAGAACGGAGTCAAAGCCGCTCACATGATCGAAAGTTTAGCCTGCTCCGCTACAGATAAGACTCTGGTTATCAATCTTATTTCCGGGGGGGGATCTGCTCTTCTGCCCAGCCCCATGAACGCAGAAGTTGAAGGAGAAAAGATTACCGTCACGCTTGAAGATAAGCAGAATGTAACAAAAGCCCTGCTTGCATGCGGGGCCGATATCAGCGAGATCAACTGCATCCGCAAACATCTGTCGAACCTTAAGGGTGGACGGCTGCTGCGTTGTCTGCGTCCGGCGCGCTCTCTGAACTTCATTCTTTCCGACGTGGTAGGTGACAATCTCGACACCATAGCCTCAGGCATGACCAGCTTTGACCACTCCACATATTGTGATGCAATTTCTATTATCGATCACTACAAGCTGCGAGGTAAAATACCGCCAAACGCACTTAAGGCTCTTGAACTCGGTAATCACGGTAAGCTTATTGAAACTTTAAAAAAAGATGAATTCAATGCAGAGCGGGCCGAGAACATTCTTATCGGAACTAACCGTATTGCGTTGCTCGGAGCTCGGGATAAAGCCATAGAGCTTGGCTACAATGTTCAAATTCTGACCTCTCGCCTTGATGGTGAAGCCGCAAATGCAGCGGATATGTTCTGGGCTATTGCGCAAGATGAAAGACAGTGGGAACTGCTTGAAAAGAAACCGGCCTGTATCATCGCCGGCGGTGAAACAGTTGTCACCATCAAAGGAAACGGCAAGGGCGGACGCAATCAGGAAATGGCCCTGTCGTTTTTAATGAGACTCGGGCAGGATAAACTTGAAGGAAAAGATATACACTTTCTTGCCGCTTCAACAGACGGCAATGATGGTCCGACCGATGCCGCCGGAGGTTTTGCAGACGGCGCAATTCTGAATAAATCCCGCCAGATGGGACTTTCCATCGCTGACTATTTAAAAGACAACGACTCCTACCATTTTTTAGATAAGGTGGGAGCACTCCACAAAACAGGACCGACAAACACAAACGTCTGCGATGTGCAGATACTTATAGTTAAATAG
- a CDS encoding tetratricopeptide repeat protein, giving the protein MFKKFRLKYHERMALNGFVKSEFETALKHFKKIAAIAPDKKGTDFNTAVCLISLRRYEDAEKFLQKELEHGSPSLPLLQALAENSFLCGNRKKALSYYEKILKENLPEKTRRFTELKKKIMENETAFKEALKSRDYMDKGDTLLEQGDYVNARKNFTKATKLDPTCFQAHNNLGVIAMNHFNDYKLALTHFEKADELNDIPAVQMNIHKLNEAILKEQNNADD; this is encoded by the coding sequence ATGTTTAAAAAATTTCGCTTAAAATACCATGAAAGAATGGCCTTAAACGGTTTCGTAAAATCTGAATTTGAAACTGCACTGAAACATTTCAAGAAAATTGCCGCCATCGCACCCGACAAAAAAGGAACCGACTTCAATACAGCCGTATGCCTTATTTCACTTCGCCGGTATGAAGATGCTGAAAAATTTCTGCAAAAAGAACTTGAACACGGATCGCCCAGCCTTCCCCTACTTCAGGCTCTGGCTGAAAACTCTTTTCTATGCGGTAATCGCAAAAAGGCCCTCAGTTATTACGAAAAAATTCTTAAAGAAAATCTGCCTGAAAAAACACGCAGATTCACTGAACTGAAAAAGAAAATCATGGAAAATGAAACAGCTTTTAAAGAAGCCTTAAAAAGCCGTGACTATATGGATAAAGGTGACACTCTTCTTGAACAAGGAGACTACGTTAATGCCCGCAAAAATTTCACCAAGGCCACAAAGCTGGATCCAACATGCTTTCAAGCTCATAATAACCTCGGGGTGATTGCGATGAATCATTTCAACGATTACAAACTGGCCCTGACTCATTTTGAAAAAGCTGATGAGCTGAATGATATTCCGGCTGTTCAAATGAATATTCACAAACTTAATGAAGCGATACTTAAGGAGCAGAACAATGCTGATGACTAA
- a CDS encoding GntP family permease, with amino-acid sequence MVSGGLAVLFLLLCVGIIILLTSRYKVNAFVVLIGVAFLFGLLVGMPLDNIVKFIRDGFGGTLGYIGIVIVAGTIIGTILEKTGAALSMTRAILKIVGKERAPLAMSIAGYVVSIPVFCDSGYVILTPLNKALARETGKSMAVMAVALATGLYATHCLVPPTPGPIAAAGILGADLGRVIGFGLLVSVPGMLAGYFWAVHFAKRYTVDLGEAESYESLVSKFGELPGGLHAFMPILIPILLILLKSIAAYPTKPFGEGSLAHFLAFIGDPVTALMLGIVIALTLVRKEMMGEAVSDWMSKGVKDAALILAITGAGGAFGKILKSSPLSDYLGATLSTMNLGILLPFVIAAAIKTAQGSSTVSIITTASIMAPLMAGLGLDPAFTVLAIGAGAMTVSHANDSYFWVVSQFSNMEVPVAYRAYTSATFVLGVVSILCVAALSVVF; translated from the coding sequence ATGGTTTCGGGTGGGCTGGCTGTATTATTTCTTCTGTTGTGTGTCGGGATTATCATTCTTTTGACGTCCCGCTACAAGGTTAACGCCTTTGTCGTACTCATAGGAGTTGCATTTCTGTTCGGGCTACTCGTCGGTATGCCACTTGATAACATTGTAAAATTTATTCGCGACGGATTCGGCGGAACTCTGGGATACATCGGTATTGTTATCGTGGCAGGGACTATTATCGGAACAATTCTGGAGAAAACAGGTGCAGCCCTTTCAATGACCAGAGCTATTCTGAAAATTGTAGGTAAGGAGCGTGCTCCTCTGGCAATGAGTATTGCCGGATATGTCGTATCCATTCCGGTTTTCTGTGATTCAGGATACGTTATCCTTACCCCTCTCAACAAAGCTCTTGCCCGTGAAACAGGTAAATCCATGGCGGTTATGGCTGTTGCGCTTGCGACAGGTCTTTATGCCACACACTGCCTTGTTCCTCCAACTCCCGGCCCCATTGCTGCGGCAGGTATCCTCGGCGCAGATCTAGGACGGGTCATTGGATTCGGTCTTCTTGTTTCCGTTCCAGGCATGCTCGCAGGCTATTTCTGGGCAGTACATTTTGCAAAACGGTACACAGTTGATTTAGGCGAAGCAGAATCATATGAATCACTGGTGTCTAAATTCGGAGAATTACCCGGTGGACTTCATGCTTTCATGCCTATTCTTATTCCTATCTTGCTTATTTTATTAAAATCCATTGCAGCATACCCTACAAAACCTTTTGGAGAAGGATCACTGGCGCATTTCCTTGCTTTCATCGGTGACCCTGTTACGGCATTGATGCTCGGTATTGTGATTGCTCTTACTCTGGTTAGAAAAGAGATGATGGGCGAAGCTGTTTCCGACTGGATGAGCAAAGGAGTTAAAGACGCAGCACTTATCCTTGCCATCACCGGCGCAGGTGGGGCTTTCGGTAAAATTTTGAAGTCATCGCCTCTTTCTGACTATCTCGGAGCCACTCTTTCAACCATGAACCTCGGGATTCTGCTGCCGTTTGTAATCGCGGCGGCAATTAAGACTGCTCAGGGTTCGTCAACAGTTTCAATTATCACAACAGCATCTATCATGGCTCCGCTCATGGCGGGACTGGGCCTTGATCCTGCTTTTACTGTTCTTGCCATCGGCGCAGGAGCTATGACCGTCTCACATGCCAATGATTCATACTTCTGGGTTGTTTCCCAATTCTCAAACATGGAAGTCCCTGTTGCATACAGGGCCTACACCTCTGCCACATTTGTGCTCGGCGTAGTTTCTATTCTTTGTGTTGCAGCCTTGTCTGTTGTATTCTAG
- a CDS encoding methyl-accepting chemotaxis protein, whose protein sequence is MNWKDLKLVYKFSVGFGSVIVLLIMLGVWSVLGIGDIVHNAEEVIAGNKLRGDFVQKIVDHLNWANKVNSLLTDKNINTLDVQTDPHKCGFGKWYYSDARKAAEELVPAIKPLLGKVENFHNQLHKSAILIKEKYQPVDPTLGSFLREKKLDHLKWMNTVMKELMDPDINVIDVQADDHKCGLGKWLYSSKTQEDSNKDPEYGALVSAILTPHAHLHDSVRELNRLLANGNRDAAKKYFATEVEKDAADTLAKIDKVILWHDGRLKSLDEAANIYATQTVPALKSVQEILTEVRSIVSNNIMTDEQMLHDAANTKQVIFIVVIVAAVAGIFMAWLISSGILGPLRKGLDFVREVSTGNLAAKVDLDRKDELGLLAEGMRNMVGRLREVVASVNSATENVASGSEELSGSAEDLSQGATEQAASIEEVSSSMEEMGANIRHNADNAKQTEGVAEKAQLQAEQSGKAVGEAVVAMKSIAEKIMIIEEIARQTNLLALNAAIEAARAGEHGKGFAVVAAEVRKLAERSGIAASEIRGLSASSVEVAELAGGMLKELVPSIRMTADLVQEISAASNEQNTGVTQINQAIQQLDKVIQQNASASEEMASTAEELSAQGQLLQQSMTFFKLDRGGARMLSAGSGGRTDDEDGFDRF, encoded by the coding sequence ATGAATTGGAAGGATTTAAAATTAGTATATAAATTTTCAGTAGGCTTTGGTTCTGTCATCGTCTTGCTGATTATGCTTGGTGTTTGGTCCGTTTTAGGGATCGGAGACATTGTGCATAACGCTGAAGAAGTTATTGCCGGGAACAAACTTCGGGGGGATTTTGTTCAGAAAATTGTTGACCATCTCAACTGGGCCAATAAGGTAAACAGTTTACTTACTGATAAAAATATTAACACACTAGATGTCCAGACAGACCCTCACAAATGCGGATTCGGTAAGTGGTATTATAGTGACGCCCGCAAAGCGGCTGAAGAGCTTGTTCCTGCAATTAAACCTCTTTTAGGTAAAGTAGAAAATTTTCATAATCAGCTTCATAAGTCGGCTATTCTTATTAAAGAAAAATATCAGCCGGTAGACCCGACTCTCGGCAGTTTTTTGAGAGAAAAGAAACTGGATCATCTTAAATGGATGAACACAGTGATGAAAGAGCTGATGGACCCCGATATCAACGTTATTGATGTTCAGGCTGATGACCATAAATGCGGGCTTGGTAAATGGCTTTACTCTTCTAAAACACAGGAAGATAGTAATAAAGATCCTGAGTATGGCGCGTTAGTGAGTGCAATTCTGACGCCGCATGCTCATTTGCATGATTCAGTGAGAGAATTGAATCGTTTGCTGGCAAATGGGAACCGCGACGCTGCTAAAAAATATTTCGCAACAGAAGTTGAAAAAGACGCTGCGGACACGCTCGCGAAAATTGATAAGGTAATTTTGTGGCATGATGGAAGGCTAAAATCTCTTGATGAAGCCGCTAATATTTATGCTACCCAGACGGTCCCGGCTCTTAAATCTGTTCAGGAAATTTTGACAGAAGTCAGATCTATTGTTTCAAACAATATTATGACAGACGAACAAATGTTGCATGATGCTGCAAATACGAAACAAGTTATCTTTATTGTTGTTATTGTCGCTGCCGTTGCAGGTATTTTTATGGCGTGGCTTATTTCCAGCGGTATACTTGGCCCGCTGCGTAAGGGACTTGATTTCGTCCGCGAGGTGAGCACAGGGAATCTTGCTGCCAAGGTAGATCTGGATCGTAAGGATGAGCTGGGTTTACTTGCTGAGGGCATGCGTAACATGGTCGGCAGGCTTAGAGAAGTTGTTGCCAGCGTGAACAGTGCTACTGAAAATGTCGCCAGCGGGAGCGAAGAGCTGTCCGGCTCTGCAGAGGACCTTTCGCAAGGGGCGACTGAGCAGGCCGCTTCTATTGAGGAAGTTTCATCTTCAATGGAAGAAATGGGAGCTAATATCAGGCATAATGCAGATAATGCAAAGCAGACTGAAGGTGTTGCAGAAAAAGCGCAGCTTCAGGCCGAGCAGAGTGGTAAAGCTGTAGGCGAAGCTGTTGTTGCGATGAAGAGCATTGCTGAAAAAATTATGATAATTGAAGAAATAGCGAGGCAGACTAATTTGCTTGCTCTTAATGCTGCCATTGAAGCTGCTCGCGCCGGAGAACACGGCAAAGGGTTTGCTGTTGTTGCGGCAGAAGTCAGAAAGCTGGCTGAGAGAAGCGGAATAGCTGCTTCAGAGATCAGAGGTTTGTCCGCTTCATCCGTCGAGGTCGCAGAGTTGGCCGGAGGAATGTTGAAAGAACTGGTTCCGAGTATCCGCATGACTGCAGATCTTGTTCAGGAAATATCAGCGGCCAGTAATGAACAGAATACCGGTGTTACTCAGATCAATCAGGCAATCCAGCAACTTGATAAAGTCATTCAGCAGAATGCTTCTGCATCTGAGGAAATGGCCTCAACCGCTGAAGAATTGTCTGCGCAAGGACAGCTGTTGCAGCAAAGTATGACCTTCTTCAAACTGGACAGGGGTGGTGCAAGAATGCTTTCAGCCGGTTCAGGCGGCCGCACTGACGATGAAGACGGATTCGATAGATTTTAA
- a CDS encoding phenylacetate--CoA ligase family protein, giving the protein MTRKDRTEGIYSRREVLDESERRQYCALQLKELLTYAYRYSEDVKKRFDRAQFQVEKFKDLSDLKLIPILKKKELIFLQSMGPRLGGLLTKDLGELRRVFLSPGPIFDPEDRSEDYWGWTEGFYAAGFRSGDVAQITLNYHLAPAGLMFEEPLRNLNCAVIPAGPGSTNSQLEIMQKLRVTGYVGTPSYLMHLAQKAEEAGLNLRKDLYLEVAFVTGEKFSEKVRSSLEKKFDLIMRQGYGTADVGCIGYECYHKNGLHITNRAYVEICHPDTGIPLKDGEVGEIVITAFNKTYPLIRLATGDLSYIDRTPCACGRSTPRLGNIVGRVDTTARIKGMFVYPHQVEQVMAYFDEVKRWQIEVTNPGGIDELILNVEVSNFKREDELLHMFREKIKLRPLLKVLTPGSLPPQVRPIEDKRIWD; this is encoded by the coding sequence ATGACTCGTAAAGACCGCACCGAAGGCATATACAGCCGTCGAGAAGTGCTGGATGAGAGCGAAAGGCGTCAATATTGCGCTTTGCAGCTTAAAGAGCTTCTGACTTATGCCTATCGCTATTCTGAAGACGTTAAAAAGCGTTTCGATAGAGCTCAGTTTCAGGTTGAAAAGTTTAAAGACCTTTCTGACCTCAAGCTTATTCCTATACTAAAAAAGAAAGAACTTATATTTTTGCAATCCATGGGACCGCGTCTTGGCGGATTGTTAACTAAAGATCTCGGCGAGCTTCGCCGCGTCTTTCTTTCCCCCGGTCCTATTTTTGATCCTGAAGACCGCAGTGAAGATTACTGGGGATGGACTGAAGGATTTTATGCTGCCGGATTCCGTTCCGGTGATGTTGCTCAGATTACTTTGAACTATCATCTGGCTCCTGCAGGACTGATGTTTGAAGAGCCCCTGCGTAATCTGAACTGTGCCGTTATTCCTGCCGGACCTGGCAGCACTAACAGCCAGCTGGAAATTATGCAGAAGCTCAGAGTTACCGGTTATGTCGGAACCCCGAGCTACCTAATGCATCTTGCGCAGAAGGCTGAAGAAGCCGGACTCAACCTGCGTAAAGATCTGTACCTTGAAGTTGCATTTGTTACAGGTGAAAAATTCTCAGAAAAGGTTCGTTCCTCTCTTGAGAAAAAATTCGACCTTATCATGCGTCAAGGATACGGAACTGCTGATGTCGGTTGTATCGGTTACGAATGCTATCATAAAAACGGTCTGCATATTACTAATCGCGCTTATGTTGAAATATGCCATCCTGACACAGGTATTCCTCTTAAGGACGGCGAAGTCGGTGAAATTGTTATTACCGCTTTCAATAAAACATATCCGCTGATCAGACTTGCAACCGGAGATCTCAGTTATATCGACCGCACTCCTTGTGCTTGCGGACGTTCAACTCCGAGACTCGGAAATATTGTCGGCCGCGTCGACACAACTGCCCGTATCAAGGGTATGTTTGTTTACCCTCATCAGGTTGAGCAGGTTATGGCTTATTTTGATGAAGTTAAACGTTGGCAGATCGAAGTTACCAACCCGGGCGGTATTGATGAATTAATTCTCAATGTCGAGGTTTCAAACTTTAAGCGTGAAGATGAGCTTCTGCACATGTTCCGCGAAAAGATTAAACTGCGTCCTCTCCTCAAGGTGTTGACTCCTGGTTCACTGCCTCCGCAGGTCAGACCGATTGAAGACAAGCGTATCTGGGATTAA
- a CDS encoding ChaN family lipoprotein encodes MFQYIVDIRAGGLRALCALFFILMISGCSKQIHSDMAVSFLPCSGEFISSAGDKLSLADVVHNASRADYVLIGEGHTSLCDHDVQFKLIQGLTENHRKVAIGFEMVSSDKQGVLNRFNLGQLSLDDLPEKLDWKNEWRYDFNFFRPVFELAKERELTVAALNFPFRLMKEVHTKGLEGLSAADRALLPQNVIMPPKEQEEGLKEVLSMHPNRDPSDSEQVQRFLLIQSLWDTTMAERAVSLRHSAGTPVVVLAGAGHVEQGWGIAHRLKKLDPEAKIFMFMPWRGDDFYPAEADSFFYCPPSYESRLGMTVEMRQGKAVIVAVKRDQKAFKIGIRPGDVLAEAQGIPVHSLSALHMAGSKAHKENKPLVFKMNRRGNTFNIDLGLLVSTKK; translated from the coding sequence ATGTTCCAATATATTGTTGATATCCGCGCAGGGGGTCTTCGGGCCCTTTGCGCGCTTTTTTTTATTTTGATGATATCAGGGTGTTCTAAACAGATTCACTCCGATATGGCTGTGTCTTTTTTGCCCTGTTCGGGCGAATTTATCAGTTCCGCAGGGGATAAACTTTCTCTTGCAGATGTCGTGCACAATGCCAGCCGCGCTGACTATGTTTTGATAGGTGAAGGGCACACAAGCCTCTGTGATCATGACGTTCAGTTCAAACTGATACAGGGGCTGACAGAGAATCATCGCAAGGTAGCTATCGGGTTTGAGATGGTCAGTTCAGACAAACAGGGCGTTCTCAACCGTTTCAACCTTGGACAGCTCAGTCTGGACGACTTGCCGGAAAAGCTGGACTGGAAAAACGAGTGGCGATATGACTTCAATTTCTTCCGCCCTGTATTTGAACTTGCAAAGGAACGTGAACTTACTGTAGCTGCGCTGAATTTCCCCTTCAGGCTCATGAAAGAAGTTCATACAAAGGGCCTTGAAGGCTTATCAGCAGCGGATCGGGCTTTATTGCCTCAGAACGTTATTATGCCCCCGAAGGAGCAGGAAGAAGGCTTAAAAGAAGTTCTCTCCATGCACCCCAATCGTGACCCGTCTGACTCTGAGCAGGTCCAAAGATTTTTACTCATTCAGTCTTTATGGGATACAACAATGGCTGAGCGCGCTGTCAGCCTTCGGCATAGTGCCGGAACCCCTGTTGTTGTGCTCGCAGGAGCCGGGCATGTAGAGCAGGGCTGGGGTATTGCGCACAGGCTTAAAAAGCTTGATCCGGAAGCAAAAATTTTCATGTTTATGCCGTGGCGTGGAGATGATTTTTATCCCGCCGAAGCAGATTCTTTTTTCTATTGCCCTCCTTCGTATGAAAGCAGACTTGGAATGACCGTGGAAATGCGTCAGGGAAAAGCTGTGATTGTTGCTGTTAAACGTGATCAAAAAGCGTTCAAAATCGGCATCCGTCCCGGAGATGTTCTGGCTGAAGCTCAGGGAATTCCTGTGCATTCACTTTCAGCTTTGCATATGGCAGGATCAAAAGCGCACAAAGAAAATAAGCCTCTTGTGTTTAAAATGAATAGAAGAGGAAATACGTTTAATATCGATTTAGGGCTGCTTGTCAGCACAAAAAAATAG
- the mutM gene encoding bifunctional DNA-formamidopyrimidine glycosylase/DNA-(apurinic or apyrimidinic site) lyase: protein MPELPEVEVISRGLAKALVGKTIKSVSILNHGTVKMPWQIFASRVAGCTITRVHRRAKLVIIDLGDDLHITFHLKMTGRVLAHESATSPEKHTRVVFDLTDGGSIEFHDTRKFGEVRALSTEELEEWSFYRKLGPEPLETSVSDLAERLVGKKANIKGLLLNQSIVAGIGNIYADESLFRAGIHPKAKPSDLSKQSLENLFVEVQKVLKQAISENGSSIRNYVDAGGDSGGFQNSFKVYGKKGELCPQCGEQFETGTVAGRGSTFCAKCQKMSD from the coding sequence ATGCCAGAATTACCAGAAGTAGAAGTTATCTCACGCGGTCTTGCCAAGGCTCTAGTCGGTAAGACCATTAAATCAGTAAGTATTTTAAATCACGGCACTGTTAAAATGCCTTGGCAGATTTTTGCCTCAAGGGTTGCAGGCTGCACCATTACCCGCGTCCACAGACGTGCCAAATTAGTCATTATAGATCTTGGTGATGATTTACATATAACCTTCCATCTTAAAATGACTGGCCGAGTGCTTGCGCATGAAAGTGCAACTTCTCCGGAAAAGCATACACGTGTTGTTTTTGATTTAACAGATGGCGGCTCCATCGAATTTCACGATACCCGTAAATTCGGAGAGGTCCGCGCGTTAAGTACGGAAGAACTGGAAGAATGGTCTTTTTACCGCAAGCTCGGGCCGGAGCCGCTTGAAACTTCTGTTTCAGATCTTGCTGAACGTTTGGTTGGAAAGAAAGCAAATATTAAAGGACTATTGCTGAATCAGTCCATAGTTGCCGGAATCGGCAATATTTATGCTGATGAGTCCCTTTTCCGCGCCGGCATTCATCCCAAAGCCAAGCCTTCAGATCTTTCAAAGCAGAGTCTTGAAAATTTGTTCGTAGAAGTTCAAAAGGTGCTGAAACAGGCAATCAGCGAGAACGGCAGCTCTATCCGCAATTATGTTGATGCAGGCGGGGATTCCGGCGGCTTTCAGAACAGTTTTAAAGTTTACGGCAAAAAGGGAGAATTATGCCCTCAGTGCGGCGAGCAGTTTGAAACCGGAACTGTTGCCGGACGCGGGTCGACTTTTTGTGCCAAATGCCAAAAAATGAGCGATTAA
- the murJ gene encoding murein biosynthesis integral membrane protein MurJ — MTAESANIVRNASVVAGATLLSRILGFVRDLIVAFALGAGLPADAFFVAFRIPNLLRRLFGEGSLTMAFVPVFSRVKNEQGQEAAFDMARSALVWLLLILGVITVLAIAGAKPLVLMIAPGFGRNPELMSLTVSLLRICFPYVIFICGVALCMGILNSMGHFLAPALAPCALNLALIGSALTGYYTGNNVAVFMAWGVLIGGLLQWFLQQPYLRKFGLSWRGSRSLANPGVKRMGKLMLPTVFGAAVYQINIVLGTLLASFLPVGSVSYLYYSDRLVQFPLGVFGIAVGTAALPSLSALCAKGKDREFAETLKNTVGLTLFISLPAMAGLVTLAEPLIQLLFQRGAFNAMAVTATSQALMAYGIGLPFIAMSRPLVSAFYAQEDTKTPVKVAILCLAANVSIGYILMQSIAHVGLALAVSCSSMLNFLLLAAIMWRRTGVCPLPWAGASKSLFLSCLVGAGAWCSVSYGILWFLLIPVWILIYGGGSLLLKSDDALILMNALRRRRA; from the coding sequence ATGACAGCTGAATCAGCTAATATTGTTCGAAACGCTTCGGTTGTTGCCGGAGCGACTTTGCTTTCAAGGATACTTGGATTTGTCCGTGATTTGATTGTGGCTTTTGCTTTGGGGGCCGGGTTGCCTGCCGATGCTTTTTTTGTCGCATTTCGTATACCTAATCTGCTTCGCCGTTTATTCGGGGAAGGATCTCTCACCATGGCCTTTGTTCCGGTTTTCAGCCGTGTAAAGAATGAGCAGGGACAGGAAGCAGCATTTGATATGGCTCGTTCTGCGCTCGTCTGGTTACTGCTGATTTTAGGAGTGATAACTGTTTTGGCAATTGCGGGCGCAAAGCCGCTGGTTTTGATGATTGCGCCGGGTTTTGGTCGTAACCCTGAATTGATGTCCCTTACGGTATCTCTTTTAAGAATTTGTTTTCCCTATGTAATTTTTATTTGCGGTGTTGCGTTGTGCATGGGTATTTTGAACAGCATGGGCCATTTTCTGGCTCCTGCCCTTGCTCCGTGTGCATTGAATCTCGCGCTCATCGGCTCCGCACTCACCGGATATTACACCGGAAACAATGTTGCCGTATTTATGGCTTGGGGTGTTTTAATCGGCGGGCTTTTACAATGGTTTTTGCAGCAGCCGTATTTGCGAAAATTCGGTCTTTCATGGCGGGGAAGTCGCAGTCTTGCCAATCCCGGTGTTAAACGCATGGGTAAACTCATGCTGCCGACTGTTTTCGGAGCCGCTGTTTATCAGATTAACATTGTTTTAGGCACTCTTCTGGCCTCATTTCTGCCGGTGGGCAGTGTTTCATATCTTTATTATTCAGACCGTCTTGTGCAGTTCCCGCTTGGTGTTTTCGGAATTGCTGTCGGAACCGCTGCACTGCCGAGTCTTTCCGCTCTTTGTGCTAAAGGGAAAGACCGTGAGTTTGCTGAAACTTTGAAAAATACGGTAGGCTTGACTCTCTTTATCAGCCTGCCGGCAATGGCCGGGTTGGTGACTCTCGCCGAGCCGCTTATTCAGCTTCTTTTTCAGCGCGGAGCTTTTAATGCGATGGCTGTTACCGCAACGTCGCAGGCTTTGATGGCCTACGGGATCGGGCTTCCTTTTATCGCAATGTCCCGTCCTTTAGTTTCAGCTTTTTATGCTCAGGAAGATACTAAAACTCCCGTTAAAGTTGCGATCCTTTGCCTCGCGGCTAATGTGAGCATCGGTTATATTCTCATGCAGTCCATTGCTCATGTAGGTTTGGCTTTAGCTGTGTCCTGTTCCTCTATGCTTAATTTCTTATTACTAGCTGCTATCATGTGGCGCAGGACAGGAGTCTGTCCTTTGCCGTGGGCTGGTGCATCAAAAAGTCTTTTCCTCAGTTGTCTTGTCGGAGCAGGGGCTTGGTGTTCTGTTTCTTACGGGATATTATGGTTCTTGCTGATTCCGGTTTGGATACTGATTTACGGGGGCGGTTCTTTGCTTCTTAAATCTGATGACGCTTTGATACTGATGAATGCTCTGCGTCGCAGGAGAGCTTAG